In Coregonus clupeaformis isolate EN_2021a chromosome 5, ASM2061545v1, whole genome shotgun sequence, the sequence caaaagtgaccaaaacatcagcaaggaagcataggaactgagaagtggtctgtggtcaccacctgcaaaaccagtcctttattgggggtgtcttgctaattgcctataatttccacctgttgtctattccatttgcacaacagcatgtgaaatgtattgtcaatcagtgttgcttcctaagtggacagtttgatttcacagaagtgtgattgacttggagttacattgtgttgtttaagtgttccctttatttttttgagcagtgtatttcaatAAATATGTGATACAGAACGCAGGAGGGGAATGTAGGCCAGACAGGATAATAGTTTTTAAAATACTGGACACTCCTTAACCATCTTGTgtttagttgtttaaaaaaaaacgtaGCTtgttttcccttctctctccattcgATAGGCTATATGAATATGACAATGTTTTATGCATGGCTTTCTCCTGATCAAACAATGAATGAAAAGGAGTTCCATCTCAAAAAGTAATTTTAATAGCCTAAAAACATAAGTTAGCCAGCAGACTAATAATGAGGGAGAACAAACCATATCAATAGCCTATAGAAAATCGAATGACCAGTTTAATCAAGTTTAAGCTTATTAAGAAAGAAATGATCAATGCGGACCGTGAAAATCCCTCCAAGCgatgttgaaaaccaaatggccAATAACCTATCCTTATTCCTCCTACTGGCCTTTCATAAAAGCTTTACGACAAGTTAAAGTTATGAACATTCACTTATTTCCCCAATATTCTAGCCTAATGAAGGTGTTGTCCTAAAGTTTTGGCTTTCAAAAATAACAATTGTCAATCACAGCTTTATGATAGAACAAACAGTAtgagaacaaataatgcaacaaatattgtggttaaactcaaatatactaattgataaaaaaaacagttatttttttgacttattttttttttttttaaaggtataatctttgtaaaatatatcataggtaggactggtggagttatgtcgcacatgcagctaacaaaaacatatgaaaatgtctgctctacccaaaattacaaccaaataattgcagcattaccacaaaagtggaaggggggaaaaagtaaggaacttgtctgtcggccctgcattaaagaacataattggttaaagaaaattgtgataaataaaaaagtataccagtttcatttaaggaccaaaggattgatagctgtcccatatagattgcaaaatagttgggaagagatttttgacgttccgattccatggcatagtgtttatgaactgatacgcaaaacgacgccggattcaaaacttataattgttctatttaaattattatacaaaattcttgctaccaatagaatgttatttatatgggggatacaatcttccaagctctgcagattttgctgcgaagagacagaatcattagatcatttgttttggtactgtccatttgtagcttgtttttggacacaggttcaggaatggctaaaggattgcaatatttacctggagctgacactgcagatagcactactgggtgatctgaaaagtcatagtcaatcgatcaataatataataatacttttagcaaaaaaaaatatttttacaatctgtagaaacaatgagaatagaagggttcagaacttttgtaaaacatcatgaaaattatcagagaggttgaggaagtccaggagtaaaaacaaacaaaatataattattgtaaaattgactgtgtccatcaaatgtatatagtatgtataagctggaagtagaggccaaagcattgttgttcactagtttactccaattagggaaggggtggtggggttggaaagtaataaagggaaatatatttttttaaaggatatgtgtgtatatatatatatatgtatatatatatatatgtatatgtgtatatatatatatgtatatgtatttatatgtatgtgtttgtatgtatatGATAGGACAAAGGTGGACGTCACCCAACCCTATTTGCGTCGTAATAACTGGATACCTCCTTCCTATTCCAATGTCCTCCTGGCAGGTACGAGTCTCCAGAGATCGCTCTGAACTGTGGCATCATGCTGAGGGAGTGTATCAGGCACGAGCCACTGGCCAAGATCACCCTGGGGGCCGAGCAGTTCTACGACTTCTTCAGATACGTGGAGATGTCCACGTTCGACATCGCCTCAGACGCATTCGCAACTTTTAAAGTGAGTTTTTGAAAAGAAGTGTGTTTTTTCTCAGACCTGTATCTCTAGGACCATGGGTTTCTTGGGGCCTAGATAGAGGGCCTGTACTTTTCAGCTCATTGGTTAAAATACCTGTGTGTTCTTCTTCCAGGACTTGCTAACGAGACACAAGATTCTGAGTGCGGAGTTCCTTGAGCAGCATTACGACAGGGTAAGTCCTCCACATTGTTGAAATATAACCCGGCGAGAACACATCTCCATGATGCGTTTCTTCCAATGTTCCTTTCTCTGAATAGCAACCTGTCACTGTTAATGGAGCTTTTTAAGACGGTCTGAAGTCACTCCAGGACAAGCTGAGTTTATTTGTGCTAAACCCCCGCCTGACTGACTAGTTTAGAGACATCTCTGAGAACCATGAAAAGTATACCAGGGAATATGGAAATTAACTTGAGAAGTGGGAGCTCAGTACTCAGCAACTGTTTTTCTCCTAACATAAAAGCCAGGCATTTGACATGATGTGACTGTTCTGAATACAAGGCAGctgcctgtctgtcagtgtgGGAAAATCACTAGTTGGCTTGTCACCGAGTTTGCAAACAAGCAGATGCACTCTGAAATAGTGGCTTGACATTCACTCAGATGGTTatctttctcctcccctccctccagttCTTCAGTGAATATGAGAAGTTACTCCACTCAGAGAACTACGTGACTAAAAGGCAATCCCTCAAGGTAAGAATGTGGGTCCTGTTCCTGTTGTAGTAAACAGCTCTCATGTAGtatttgtatgtatgtgtttttAATGGCTAAATATAGATGAGGTGGTCTCTTACATGGTGTTTGGTTACTGAAAATATAACCAAGCAGCAAGCTGACTGATGTAGCGCCAACCTGTGCCTGGAGTAGGTTTTAGATACGTTTCATCTGCCTGGTAACGTCCTCCCCTATTTTTGCCAATGCGTAGCAGTATGTTCACTTTGCCTTGTATAAACCCAACTATAATGATTTATATCTATTTACATCGTTTTAGTGGAATCTTATGGTTCAAACATGGCATTAAATAAATGATTACTTTTTCACCTACCCCAGACTGTAATTGCAATTAATACTTTGTTTTTTGTCACTCTGAAACAATCTAGTTGCTGGGAGAGCTTCTTCTCGATCGACACAATTTCACCATCATGACGAAATACATCAGCAAGCCAGAGAACCTCAAGCTAATGATGAACCTTCTTCGAGACAAAAGCCGCAACATCCAGTTTGAGGCCTTCCATGTCTTCAAGGTAAAAGGAAAAACGAGAGACTAGCACAAGGCTATAGCAGGCGGTGCAATTTGTCTTTGAGTTTAGTTGGATTGTAAAAATAATTTATCCTATTCCTTCCCATGTAGGTGTTTGTGGCCAACCCCAACAAGACACAGCCCATCTTGGACATTCTTCTGAAGAACCAGACCAAACTCATTGAGTTCCTCTCCAAGTTCCAGAACGACAGGACGGAGGACGAACAGTTCAACGATGAAAAGACGTACCTGGTCAAACAGATCAGAGATCTGAAGAGGCCGGCCCCCCAGGAGGCCTGAGGGAGGGGCTTAAGGGGTCCAGACAACATTTGGATAACAGACTCATCAGTAGCTGCTGCTGTTCTGGTTTTTCAACCATTTGAAAAAAAATAACGCGCCCACATCAAGTCATCAGGAACTCTCCAGTTCATTctgctgttttttttttctccagtttCTCCTTTAAAAAGATAAGAGATTAACATAAAATATGCTGCTGCTTTCTTGCACATTAAGACATGTGGAAGGGTAACATCAACAACACAACAAAGGTCATTCAAACAAATAGTAACAACGAAATCTACTACATTTGAGCGCTATGCAGACTTctgacacacgcgcacacacacacatataatgaTATAATATCAGCATAAACCTTGAGATGAAAGGTACTGGCAAAGTGAACATTGGAGTGTTGGTTGCATGCCTTGTTCAAATGTGACATCCATGGCTATACTTGAGGCTAAACGCTGGCTGAGAGATGACATGTCCAGTCTACTTACAGTGCCACAGACGGCAAAAAGCACATGCATCGCAGTACCAGCTCCAACTCTTACCTATGCCTTCATCGTGTACAGCAGCAACAGTGATGCATTTTTAAAATGGGCTCTCCGATGGCCTCACGCCGACCCATGCAGCTATTGGTGTGTTGTGAAACAGCACAGAGCGGATGGTATGGATAAAATGCTAGATATTATTTAGGTACAAGCCtgaattgggtttgttttttgttttgggACAGGGTGAACGTGTACATATGcctttttgttttttttgcttTGTAGATTTTGTTGAAACATTGACACAtggatatatattatatatatttgacCTTAAACATCAAGTTTTTCGTTAATGCTAATCAAAATAATTTTTAAAACAGTGGAAGAGGAAAAATATCAGACATTTTGCGTTTCATTTTACTGCTGAATTGAAATGGTGTCTGGTTTTTCTTTGTACATAACTTCCAGCCAGGGCCAGCTCTTACGTTGTTAACCTAGAGGACATTAATAATAATTAGTACAGCTGAGGAATGTCATGGTATTAGCCCGGATCTCTTCTTAATCCTCTGTTTTTTCGTCTGTATTTAAGTAACTCAGACAACTAAAATATGCTGGGGTGCCAGGACAGTGGGGTGGAGGGGAGGCCGGGATGGGATGTGGCAGAGTGCTAATGGAAACATTAAGTTTGTGATGAGCAGCCAGCCAGTGgtcgcgttcccctgctcagacgttgcatgcatcaaccaatggttgcgtgccacgtcatcgactgtcattgactgacagattgctataacatatgatgtgttTAGCTGATATGTAAAATATAAATCCAGGCGTTTGTAAGATCTGGCAGGCTTCAGCAAAGCCTGGGCAGAGGAACACGCCCTTCATCTCCCAACTGGAATCTGATCCGGGGGTTGGTGGGGATTTCAGGGAATCGCAACATTCTCCCCCCCACTCATCCACTCTGGTTTATTATTATATTCTAATTTCACCGCTTTCTGGTGGTGTAGGGGTGTTTCAACATATCTAGTGCGCTTCAGGAGTTGACAGTTACTTGGCACATTGTCATTTTTCCCCCATTTACCCCCCCCATGTTTGAGCCTTTTTCATTGTGGTTAAAATTCCAGTACAATTCCAGAGCATTATGTATGTTCTTTGGAGATTGTTTACTTTACACTGACTGAGCAAATCTGCCATTTGAAACGCAGTATTTATTTGAGGGATGGAGTTGATTGGATGATATGAATATCTTGCATATATACCACTCAACTGACATGTTTACTTGCAGTGAAGGATATGGTCAGAGAGTGATGTTGAGCCAAGTGCTTTTGACTGAAAGCTCATCCATTTATCCCAATAGACGACTGATCAGCCATTTCATTGTGCAAACCAACAGAGAACAGTACGCTAAAGACCAGTATTCCTCAATGCATATTTAAATCGCATGTTCCTCTACTGCCTGCATGGTACTCTCTACAAACAATGTTGTACTGGAATTTTCTTCCCAAAAAATAATTAATGAACATTTGAGATAGCCAAATCTCATGCTATGTCTAACCTTTGACTCCAGTCCCAGcacattgtgtgtgtgggtgctttcAGAAGTGTCAAAAAGGCTTTGCCCCTATGATCTAAACAACAGAAATAAAAGAAAAACATTTGGAATAAACTGAACCTGTGATCAAAATGTTATTTGTCTCCGATTGTCCTTTCCTGTATCTGTCTCTGCTGAATGTCTGGaagagtaaaataaataaaacatctagGATTCAAGCACACTCCTTTTATGGCATATATCCTGGAGGTTGGAGATGTGGGTATTATTTGGCTATGGATAATTGACTATTGTAGCCTTTCCCTTTTATAAACACAATGTGCTAATCagtccctccttcctctcctctcttttgaGAACGGTACTCTTCACACACTACTCATCATGATGTAGGTGTAGACGTACCTCTTTAAGTGCCTGTGCCTTTAAGTGGGCTTTTTAAACAATTACATCAAACTTCCGGTAGATTGAGACAAAGGTGCTTGTGGGGAAGAAAATCACAAGTCATGTCCCTGGAGGGGAACATGATTATGGTGAATGTGGGAACAATGTCAAGGTTAAATGTTGTAATTGTGTGTTGGGGGAGACACagtgcagcatttggtggatACTATGTGCAGATAGAGGCTAGAGAGGCACAAAGATATAAAATCACTCATAATGTCTCTTATGCAGATTGGTGGAACTATTAGGCAGAAAGATGGAGCTAATAGGGTTACTCCTGGAATAAGTGGACCTGCTGTAGGAAATGTTGCTTATGTTGGTCCAGACACTGATACGAGACCTGTTCAGAAATCTTGCTCTCACAAATGTGTCATTTGGACACCTTAATAGTTAATCAGACTGATTTTATAGCATTCATGGGAAAGGTTATCAACCTGACTGCATTTGTGGAAAGAAGAACTGCCAAATTGAAGATCATTGTGGAAGCAGCAACTGAGTTTATAGGAGTAACAGATGTTACTGTCGCCATGATTGTTGATATGTTGACTCCTAATAATACTAATGATGGAATGTCTCAGTATGATGATAATTAGAGTTATGGTTTttgttataataatataataatatgccatttagcagacgcttttatttatcatgtgtgcataaatttttacgtatgggtggtcccggggatcgaacccactaccctggcgttacaagcgccatgctctaccaattgagctacagaggaccacgtggaATGCCAGAAGCCTTATTGCTAACGGTCAGGAGTTTTAAGAAATGTGTAATAGATTTAGAGATCAAACCTGATGTGATATGTGTTCAACAAACATGGCTTAGACCACATCTTGATTTTTTTATTAATGGTTATTTTTCAATCAGATCTGATAGATGAACTGGACAGGGTGGTGGGTGAGCTACGTTCATAAGGGAAGGTCTTGTATATCGTAATTAAACTATCCCATCTGAATATTAATGTGTGAGGGTGGAAATCTACAGTGCAGGTAGTAATATTAAGTTACACCATTTTTACAACACTTGTCAACTATCTGTAGCGATGTTTGATGAAAAATCAGGAGCGTTGGGCTCTAGAGAGATATGGTGCAGCGACTTTAATGCACATAATAGTTTATGGGGAAGCACACATACAGATGCTAATGGTACTATTGTGGAAAATATGATGGAAACAAGCATTAGTATGTCTTAACAATGGATGTGGCACAAGAGTTGATGTTGTTATAGGGGTTACATCCTGCCCGGACCTCACGATTGTATCTATGTGTGAATGGAATGAATGATTCTACTGTTGGAAATGATCATTTCCCAAATTCGTGTACCATGAACTTTGATGTTACTATTCCAGATAGGGTACCATTCAGAAGATGGTGCTTTCATAAAGCAGACTGGGGAAAGTTTGGTCATCATTGCTTAAAGTCTGTTGGAGAGTTGTCTTTAGAGAGGCTGGTTGATGTATGTGCTGCCTCTGATTTGGGGTGCTGCGAATGTATATGTACCAGAGAGTGAAGTGGGTGAGAAAAGGAAGGTGGTTCCTTGGTGGACTGAAGAGTGCACTGCAGCTATTCGAGAAAGAaataccctatgctttgacttctttctcccctctctctctccagatgaaatcttgcaacttgtgacggccggctgcccaacaacctgcccgcttgaccctatcccctcctctcttctccagaccatttccggagaccttctcccttacctcacctcgctcatcaaatcattgaccgctggctatgtcccttccgtcttcaagagggcgagagttgcacccctcctcaaaaaacctacactcgatccctccgatgtaaacaactacagaccagtatcccttctttcttttctctgcaaaactcttgagcgtgccgtctctagcgaactctcctgctatctctatcagaatgaccttcttgatcctaaccagtcaggtttcaagactggtcattcaactgagactgctcttctctgtgtcacgtaggctctccacactgccaaagctaactctctctcctctgctcttatccttctagacctatctgctgcctttgatactgtgaaccatcagatcctcctctccaccctctccgagttgggcatctccggcactgctcactcttggattgcgtcctacctgacaggtcgctcctaccaggtggcatggcgagaatctgtctccgcaccacgtgctctcaccactggtgtcccccagggctcagtctaggccctctcctattctctctatacaccaagtcacttggctctgtcatatcctcacatggtctctcctatcattgctacgctgacgacacacaattaattttctcctttcccccttctgataaccaggtggcgaatcgcatctctgcatgtctggcagacatataatttacattgcatttacatttaagtcatttagcagacgctcttatccagagcgacttacagttagtatcagtgtggatgtcggatcaacacctcaagctgaacctcggcaagacggagctgctcttcctcccggggaaggactgcccgctccatgatctcgccatcacggttgacaactccattgtgtcctcctcccagagtgcaaagaaccttggcgtgaccctggacaacaccctgttgttctctgctaacatcaaagcggtaacccgatcctgcaggttcatgatctacaacattcgcagagtacgaccctaccttacacagaaagcggcacaggtcctaatccaggcacttgtcatctcccgtctgaattactgcaactcgctgttggctgggctccctgcctgtgccattaaacccctgcaacttatccagaacgctgcagcccgtctggtgttcaaccttcccaagttctctcacgtcaccccgctcctccgcacactccactggcttccagttgaagctcacatctactacaaaaccatggtgcttgcatacggagctgtgaggggaacggcacctccttaccttcaggctctgatcagaccctacacccaaatgaaggcactacgttcatccacctctggcctgctagcccccctacctctacggaagcacagttcccgctcagcccagtcaaagctattcgctgctctggcaccccaatggtggaacaagctcccccacgacgccaggacagaggagtcactgaccaccttccggagacacttgaaaccctacctctttaaggaatacctggaatagtataatagtaatccttctaccccccctttactaccactgtcttgtgtctaaactatcacctgacttatttcacctgctagcactgacttgtttaaagaagtgtacttactgtgatcaagatgtggttgtcccacaggctatcctaagttgaatgcaccaattggtaagtcgctctggataagagcgtctgctaaatgacttaaatgtaaatgtaaatgaaataggGCTTACAGAGTGTTGCGTAGGAATATGACTCCTGAGAATCTAGTTGATTTCCAAAAGAAGAGAGCTTTAGTACGGAGGGTCATTAAGTCTGTCAAGAGAAATGCATGGAGACTGTTCTGCTCTACAATAGGCAGGGGTACTGAGCTGggggatgtacagtgagggaaaatagtatttgatcccctgctgattttgtatgtttgcccactgacaaagaaattaattttttattttatttttattatttgaaaaaattatcagtctataattttaatggtaggtttatttgaacagtgagagacagaataacaacaaaaatatccagaagaacacatgtcaaaaatgttataaattgatttgcattttaatgagggaaataagtattcgaccccctctcaatcagaaagatttctggctcccaggtgtcttttatacaggtaacgagctgagattaggagcacactcttaaagggagtgctcctaatcgcagcttgttacctgtataaaagacacctgtccacagaagcaatcaatcaatcagattccaaactctccaccatggccaagaccaaagagctctccaaggatgtcagggacaagattgtagacctacacaaggctggaatggctacaagaccatcgccaagcagcttggtgagaaggtgacaacagttgctgcgattattcgcaaatggaagaaacacaaaagaactgtcaatctccctcggcctggggctccatgcaagatctcacctcgtggagttgcaatgatcatgagaacagtgaggaatcagcccagaactacacgggaggatcttgtcaatgatctcaaggcagctgggaccataatcaccaagaaaacaattggtaacacactacgccgtgaaggactgaaatcctgcagcgcccgcaaggtccccctgctcaagaaagcacatatacatgcccttctgaagtttgccaatgaacatctgaatgatttagagtagaactgggtgaaagtgttgtggtcagatgagaccaaaattgagctctttggcatcaactcaacttgccgtgtttggaggaggaggaatgctgcctatgaccccaagaacaccatccccaccgtcaaacatggaggtggaaacattatgctttgggggtgtttttctgctaaggggacaggacaacttc encodes:
- the LOC121566903 gene encoding calcium-binding protein 39, translating into MPFPFGKSHKSPADIVKNLKDSMTVLEKHDISDKKAEKATEEVSKSLVAMKEILYGTNEKEPQTEAVAQLAQELYNSGLLSTLVADLQLIDFEGKKDVAQIFNNILRRQIGTRTPTVEYLCTQQNILFMLLKGYESPEIALNCGIMLRECIRHEPLAKITLGAEQFYDFFRYVEMSTFDIASDAFATFKDLLTRHKILSAEFLEQHYDRFFSEYEKLLHSENYVTKRQSLKLLGELLLDRHNFTIMTKYISKPENLKLMMNLLRDKSRNIQFEAFHVFKVFVANPNKTQPILDILLKNQTKLIEFLSKFQNDRTEDEQFNDEKTYLVKQIRDLKRPAPQEA